One window from the genome of Hyalangium minutum encodes:
- a CDS encoding class I SAM-dependent methyltransferase → MPDQSQALLRELHLLTREGHLNADSLRKLKQVNHLVGLLRPALEDILTRHPSPVVVDAGSGNAYLGFILYELFLKDAAAGTMLSIEGRAELTARAEERAKRLGFTRMEFQTAHLEGAQWPERIHLLTALHACDTATDDALAAAIQHGADYVAVVPCCQAEVAAQLKGHRAEVEATLGMLFQHPWHRREFGSHLTNVIRAMTLESFGYQVTVTELTGWEHSLKNELILGRRVHRENRPARAKLETLLGSFGVQPKLTRLLNVEPVAAK, encoded by the coding sequence TTGCCGGATCAGTCCCAGGCGCTCCTGCGCGAGCTGCACCTGCTCACGCGCGAGGGGCACCTCAACGCGGATTCTCTGCGCAAGCTCAAGCAGGTCAACCACCTGGTGGGGCTGCTGCGCCCGGCGCTGGAGGACATTCTGACGCGCCACCCCTCGCCGGTGGTGGTGGATGCGGGCAGCGGCAACGCATACCTGGGCTTCATCCTCTACGAGCTGTTCCTGAAGGATGCGGCGGCGGGCACGATGCTGTCGATTGAAGGCCGCGCCGAGCTGACCGCGCGTGCCGAGGAGCGGGCGAAGCGGCTGGGCTTCACGCGGATGGAGTTCCAGACAGCGCACCTGGAGGGCGCGCAGTGGCCCGAGCGGATCCACCTGCTCACGGCGCTGCACGCGTGTGACACGGCGACGGATGACGCGCTGGCGGCGGCCATCCAGCACGGGGCGGACTACGTGGCGGTGGTGCCGTGCTGCCAGGCGGAGGTGGCCGCGCAGCTCAAGGGCCACCGGGCCGAGGTGGAGGCGACGCTGGGGATGCTCTTCCAGCACCCGTGGCACCGGCGGGAGTTCGGCTCGCACCTGACGAATGTGATTCGGGCGATGACGCTGGAGTCGTTCGGCTACCAGGTGACGGTGACGGAGCTGACGGGCTGGGAGCACTCGCTGAAGAACGAGCTGATTCTGGGCCGTCGCGTGCACCGGGAGAACCGCCCGGCGCGCGCGAAGCTGGAGACGCTGCTGGGCTCCTTCGGGGTACAGCCGAAGCTGACGCGGCTGCTGAACGTGGAGCCTGTGGCGGCGAAATGA
- a CDS encoding M4 family metallopeptidase — MQITHRSQQPSLSSSLTPAAANTVAPQKPVAAQARTQGSGFEAKSSFATSGNKPLVSLTAQTAAPASATPGPLELSSPEARGAIQKSLDFIQKQSGGSSRGFVPGGDAQSAFSPRSVTRDELGMTHVRLDRTHEGVKVFGEQVISHLDKDGKVSGLTGGTEPIPAGLGSGPAKLSSQDALSIAQKAFAGNTDAAHPPSAERVIVQGKDGQYHAAYHVQMTHVNDLKADERPRRMNYFVDANSGEMVRSFDQMGGIELPKDHAGAAQSQTAGTTTPATPATPTTPGTPATGKADDSTLYSGKVDLSTTKQANGTYTLEDKTRGNGVVTYDAKNKATASGQTPLTDKNDVWGEATDDSRTKAAVDAHYGAEMTYDFLKDVLGRNSLDGKGEKLVSYVHVDKNYVNAYWDGEKMNYGDGDGKDAGPLTTLDIAGHEIAHGLTERTAGLIYEGESGGLNEAFSDIMGTGVEWYASQKNSAVEFDWKMGEDAWTPANGTGDALRYMDDPTKDGYSIDNYKNYPKQTEVHGSSGIANNAFYLLANGGKNRTSGQEVKDGIGMEKGLKVFYRALENYMTPNTTFAQARQATINAATDLYGANSVEVQKVKDSWSAVGVK, encoded by the coding sequence ATGCAGATCACCCACCGTTCCCAGCAGCCCTCTCTGTCCTCCTCCCTCACCCCCGCCGCCGCCAACACCGTCGCGCCGCAGAAGCCGGTGGCTGCTCAGGCCCGCACGCAGGGCTCGGGCTTCGAGGCGAAGTCGAGCTTCGCCACGTCGGGCAACAAGCCGCTGGTGTCGCTCACCGCGCAGACGGCCGCTCCGGCCTCGGCCACGCCCGGCCCGCTGGAACTCAGCAGCCCCGAGGCGCGCGGCGCCATCCAGAAGTCGCTCGACTTCATCCAGAAGCAGTCCGGTGGCAGCTCCCGCGGCTTCGTGCCCGGCGGAGATGCGCAGAGCGCCTTCTCGCCCCGCTCTGTCACGCGTGACGAACTTGGCATGACGCATGTCCGCCTGGACCGCACCCACGAGGGTGTGAAGGTCTTCGGGGAGCAGGTCATCAGCCACCTGGACAAGGACGGCAAGGTGTCCGGCCTCACGGGCGGCACGGAACCCATCCCAGCAGGGTTGGGCTCGGGGCCGGCGAAACTGTCGTCGCAGGACGCGCTGTCCATTGCGCAGAAGGCCTTCGCGGGCAACACGGATGCGGCACACCCGCCCTCCGCCGAGCGCGTTATCGTCCAGGGCAAGGATGGCCAGTACCACGCCGCCTACCACGTGCAGATGACCCACGTGAACGACCTGAAGGCCGATGAGCGCCCGCGCCGGATGAACTACTTCGTCGACGCCAACAGCGGCGAGATGGTGCGCAGCTTCGACCAGATGGGCGGCATCGAGCTGCCCAAGGACCACGCGGGTGCCGCGCAGTCCCAGACGGCGGGCACCACGACGCCAGCCACGCCGGCCACGCCGACCACGCCCGGCACTCCGGCCACGGGCAAGGCGGATGACAGCACGCTCTACAGCGGCAAGGTGGACCTCTCCACCACGAAGCAGGCCAATGGCACCTACACGCTCGAGGACAAGACGCGCGGCAATGGCGTCGTGACGTACGACGCGAAGAACAAGGCGACGGCCAGCGGCCAGACGCCGCTGACGGACAAGAACGACGTGTGGGGCGAGGCGACGGACGACTCGCGCACGAAGGCGGCGGTGGATGCGCACTACGGCGCGGAGATGACGTACGACTTCCTCAAGGACGTGCTGGGCCGCAACTCGCTGGATGGCAAGGGCGAGAAGCTGGTGTCCTACGTGCACGTGGACAAGAACTACGTGAACGCCTACTGGGATGGCGAGAAGATGAACTACGGCGACGGCGACGGGAAGGATGCGGGCCCGCTCACCACGCTGGACATCGCCGGCCACGAGATTGCGCACGGGCTGACCGAGCGCACCGCGGGCCTCATCTACGAGGGCGAGTCCGGCGGCCTCAACGAGGCGTTCAGCGACATCATGGGCACGGGCGTGGAGTGGTACGCCTCGCAGAAGAACTCGGCGGTGGAGTTCGACTGGAAGATGGGCGAGGACGCGTGGACGCCGGCCAACGGCACCGGGGACGCGCTGCGCTACATGGATGACCCGACGAAGGACGGCTACTCCATCGACAACTACAAGAACTACCCGAAGCAGACCGAGGTCCACGGCTCCAGCGGCATTGCGAACAACGCGTTCTACCTACTGGCCAACGGCGGCAAGAACCGCACGTCGGGCCAGGAAGTGAAGGACGGCATCGGCATGGAGAAGGGCCTGAAGGTCTTCTACCGGGCCCTGGAGAACTACATGACGCCGAACACCACCTTCGCCCAGGCTCGCCAGGCGACGATCAACGCCGCCACGGACCTGTACGGGGCCAACTCGGTGGAGGTGCAGAAGGTGAAGGACAGCTGGAGCGCGGTGGGCGTGAAGTAA
- a CDS encoding GNAT family N-acetyltransferase, with protein MSSSLPLTLRVHRAITELPRGAWDGLLDDEAVPFLEWAFLAALEEGGCATPERGWHPRHLTLWRGSRLVAAAPAYLRDDSDGEFVFDGAWATAAGRLGLRYYPKLVLTVPFTPATGRRVLVAPGEDRAAREAELYGAAQEYARAERLSGLHVLFHTEAEAAGLEAAGFALRLGVQYQWTNAGYSTLEDFLGRFHSKRRTQLKRELRAPESQGITLRTLRGEELAELTPDALFRLYASTVDKYPWGRRFLTPDFFARLLATFRHRCEFVEALRGGQRIAGAFNFVSPGVLYGRYWGCFEEHPFLHFNVCLYHPVQEAIRLGLRRFEPGAGGEHKLTRGFEPHITYSAHLLLHPGLDRAVRAFLLQEQAAVRAGLPRWQAETGFKEEG; from the coding sequence ATGTCCAGCTCCCTCCCGCTCACCTTGCGCGTCCACCGTGCCATCACCGAGCTCCCTCGCGGGGCGTGGGATGGGCTGCTCGACGACGAGGCCGTGCCCTTCCTGGAGTGGGCCTTCCTGGCTGCGCTGGAAGAGGGCGGCTGCGCCACGCCGGAGCGAGGTTGGCACCCGAGGCACCTGACGCTGTGGCGAGGCTCGCGCCTGGTGGCCGCCGCACCCGCGTACCTCCGGGATGACAGTGACGGCGAGTTCGTCTTCGACGGGGCCTGGGCTACCGCCGCCGGGCGCCTGGGCCTGCGCTACTACCCGAAGCTGGTGCTCACCGTGCCCTTCACCCCCGCCACGGGCCGCCGGGTGCTGGTGGCTCCCGGAGAGGACCGGGCCGCCCGGGAGGCGGAGCTATACGGCGCCGCGCAGGAGTACGCCCGCGCCGAGCGGCTGTCCGGGCTCCACGTCCTCTTCCACACCGAGGCAGAGGCCGCAGGCCTGGAGGCTGCGGGCTTCGCGCTGCGCCTGGGGGTGCAGTACCAGTGGACGAACGCGGGCTACTCCACGCTGGAGGACTTCCTCGGCCGCTTCCACTCCAAGCGGCGGACCCAGCTCAAGCGCGAGCTGCGCGCCCCCGAGAGCCAAGGCATCACCCTGCGCACCTTGCGTGGCGAGGAGCTGGCCGAGCTGACGCCGGACGCGCTGTTCCGCCTGTACGCCTCCACGGTGGACAAGTACCCGTGGGGGCGGCGGTTCCTCACCCCGGACTTCTTCGCCCGGCTGCTCGCCACCTTCCGGCACCGCTGCGAATTCGTGGAGGCCCTCCGGGGAGGACAACGCATCGCTGGAGCGTTCAACTTCGTCAGCCCGGGCGTCCTCTATGGCCGATACTGGGGCTGCTTCGAGGAGCATCCCTTCCTGCACTTCAACGTCTGCCTCTACCACCCCGTCCAGGAGGCCATCCGCCTCGGCCTGCGCCGCTTCGAGCCCGGGGCTGGCGGGGAGCACAAGCTCACCCGAGGTTTCGAGCCCCACATCACCTACAGCGCGCACCTGCTCCTTCACCCTGGACTCGACCGGGCGGTGCGTGCCTTCCTGCTCCAGGAGCAGGCTGCCGTCCGAGCGGGCCTGCCCAGGTGGCAGGCGGAGACGGGTTTCAAGGAGGAGGGCTGA
- a CDS encoding (2Fe-2S)-binding protein, with the protein MSPPDDSDPKPLLPKLSRRAFFKGAGASALTASLAQSAAEAAAAASPAVVGPEPSALSLVINGHTVTVHADPATTLAEVLRNHLSMTGTKIGCDRGACSACTVWLDGEVAASCMTLALDARGRKITTIEGLARGEELHPVQRAFVENDALQCGFCTPGMVMSCAALVERNPKCTLDDVKQAVSGHLCRCGTYPNVFKATLAAAQASSKGKGKS; encoded by the coding sequence GTGTCCCCACCCGATGACTCTGATCCCAAGCCGCTGCTTCCCAAGCTCAGCCGCCGCGCCTTCTTCAAAGGAGCGGGCGCTTCCGCGCTGACCGCGTCCCTTGCCCAGTCCGCAGCCGAAGCGGCGGCAGCGGCCTCCCCAGCAGTGGTCGGCCCTGAGCCCTCCGCGCTGTCGCTCGTCATCAACGGCCACACCGTGACCGTCCACGCGGACCCCGCCACGACGCTGGCCGAGGTGCTCCGCAACCACCTGAGCATGACGGGGACGAAGATCGGCTGCGACCGCGGCGCCTGCTCCGCCTGCACCGTCTGGCTGGATGGCGAGGTCGCCGCCAGTTGCATGACGCTGGCCCTCGACGCCCGGGGACGGAAGATCACCACCATCGAGGGGCTCGCCCGCGGAGAGGAGCTCCACCCCGTCCAGCGAGCCTTCGTGGAGAACGATGCGCTGCAGTGCGGGTTCTGCACCCCTGGCATGGTCATGAGCTGCGCCGCGCTCGTGGAGCGAAACCCGAAGTGCACGCTCGATGACGTGAAGCAGGCCGTCAGCGGCCATCTGTGCCGGTGCGGCACCTATCCCAACGTCTTCAAGGCCACCCTCGCCGCAGCCCAGGCGAGCAGCAAGGGCAAGGGGAAGAGCTGA
- a CDS encoding xanthine dehydrogenase family protein molybdopterin-binding subunit: MQDVKDTTGTQSSHKPASGQQEQTPGPQKPPAPNPGPARQQAVPYGIVGQGLKEVTRRVPLDEPPPLPENAKLKSIGKPVTRLDAVEKVTGKARYTFDVQLPGMLWAKWVASPLPHARIKSVDTSAAERAPGVRAVHVLERLLSTAKLRDPKAEQSQRYPTIRYAGQPIAAVAADTPRAAEAAAKLIRVEYEPLPHVTEIEAAMKENAPRVFPGPTEQPATAGGGGAPPGLPQKGNVRGPDTKPRGMGPRGDVEQGFRESDVIIEAEFRTQVQTHVPMEPHGLVADWRDEGLTLYASTQYVGSVRDEAAENFDLPKNKVRVICDFTGGGFGAKYGIGNYGLLAIHLSRKARLPVRMMLDRREEHVSGGNRPNSIQRLKLGAKRDGSLTALQLQAHGSGGVAGGAGVGFAHSTLYACPNVRVEQYDVFTNAGPCAAFRAPGQVQGIFSLEQAIDELAERIGMDPLALRSKIDVSGTDDSLARAQERRIGAERFGWNKRRPAGSDKGPIKRGIGFAQSQWLYLVHLNTACEVRVSGDGSVEAFSSTQDIGTGTRTVLAQVVAEEFGLRPEDIGARVGDSRYPMGPASGGSRVTSSLTPAARNAAYRCARELANRLARVLEANAEDIAFADGKVVVKGQASKTLPFREAVKKAGFEEISQRAERRDDYEGFAASMRDMGISKHGIGGVQFAEVAVDTETGIVKVERVVAVHDCGRPINPKLTESQIYGGVIQGVSYALYEERHLDSASGLQLNANVDQYKIVGSREVPQIEVHLLEQLGGQSSTDARGVAEPANVATAAAVANAFYNATGKRIRTLPMTPANVLAALRA; the protein is encoded by the coding sequence ATGCAAGACGTCAAGGACACCACGGGCACCCAGTCGTCCCACAAGCCCGCCTCCGGCCAGCAGGAGCAGACCCCAGGCCCCCAGAAGCCACCGGCTCCGAACCCAGGCCCCGCCCGCCAGCAGGCCGTGCCGTATGGGATTGTCGGCCAGGGGCTGAAGGAGGTCACCCGGCGGGTGCCGCTGGACGAGCCGCCCCCCCTGCCCGAGAACGCCAAGCTGAAGTCCATTGGCAAGCCCGTGACCCGGCTGGACGCCGTCGAGAAGGTCACCGGCAAGGCTCGCTATACCTTTGACGTCCAGCTCCCCGGCATGCTCTGGGCCAAGTGGGTCGCCTCGCCCCTGCCCCATGCCCGCATCAAGTCCGTGGACACCTCGGCGGCCGAGCGCGCTCCCGGCGTCCGCGCCGTTCACGTCCTGGAGCGGCTGCTGTCCACCGCGAAGCTGAGGGACCCCAAGGCCGAGCAGTCCCAGCGCTACCCCACCATCCGCTACGCCGGCCAGCCCATCGCCGCAGTGGCCGCCGACACCCCTCGCGCCGCCGAGGCCGCCGCCAAGCTCATTCGCGTGGAGTACGAGCCCCTGCCCCACGTGACGGAGATCGAAGCGGCCATGAAGGAGAACGCGCCTCGCGTCTTCCCGGGCCCCACCGAACAGCCCGCCACTGCGGGAGGCGGCGGCGCGCCCCCAGGCCTGCCTCAGAAGGGCAACGTGCGCGGCCCTGACACCAAGCCCCGGGGCATGGGCCCTCGCGGCGACGTGGAGCAGGGCTTCCGCGAGTCCGACGTCATCATCGAGGCGGAGTTCCGGACCCAGGTCCAGACCCATGTGCCCATGGAGCCACATGGGCTCGTCGCCGACTGGCGGGACGAGGGGCTCACCCTCTACGCCTCCACCCAATACGTCGGCAGCGTCCGGGACGAGGCCGCCGAGAACTTCGACCTGCCCAAGAACAAGGTCCGCGTCATCTGTGACTTCACGGGCGGCGGCTTCGGCGCGAAGTACGGCATTGGCAACTACGGGCTGCTGGCCATCCACCTGTCGCGCAAGGCCCGGCTGCCGGTGCGGATGATGCTCGACCGCCGAGAAGAGCATGTCTCGGGCGGCAACCGCCCCAACAGCATCCAGCGGCTCAAGCTCGGCGCCAAGCGCGATGGCTCCCTGACCGCCCTCCAGCTCCAAGCCCATGGCAGCGGCGGCGTGGCCGGTGGCGCGGGCGTCGGCTTCGCCCACTCCACGCTCTACGCGTGCCCGAACGTGCGCGTGGAGCAGTATGACGTCTTCACCAACGCGGGGCCCTGCGCGGCCTTCCGCGCCCCCGGCCAGGTCCAGGGCATCTTCAGTCTGGAGCAGGCCATCGACGAGCTGGCGGAGCGGATTGGGATGGATCCCCTCGCGCTCCGGAGCAAGATCGACGTCTCCGGGACGGATGACTCGCTGGCGCGCGCCCAAGAGCGCCGGATCGGCGCCGAGCGCTTCGGCTGGAACAAGCGGCGCCCCGCGGGCTCGGACAAGGGTCCGATCAAGCGCGGCATCGGGTTCGCCCAGTCCCAGTGGCTCTACCTGGTCCACCTCAACACCGCCTGCGAGGTGCGCGTGTCCGGGGATGGCTCCGTCGAGGCCTTCAGCAGCACGCAGGACATCGGCACGGGGACTCGCACCGTCCTGGCCCAGGTGGTCGCAGAGGAGTTCGGCCTGCGCCCAGAGGACATCGGGGCACGCGTCGGCGACTCGCGCTACCCCATGGGGCCCGCCTCGGGCGGAAGCCGCGTCACCAGCTCGTTGACGCCCGCCGCCCGGAACGCCGCCTACCGCTGCGCCCGGGAGCTGGCCAACCGGCTCGCCCGCGTCCTGGAGGCGAACGCGGAGGACATCGCCTTCGCCGACGGCAAGGTGGTGGTGAAGGGCCAGGCCTCGAAGACGCTGCCCTTCCGTGAGGCCGTCAAGAAGGCGGGCTTCGAGGAGATCTCCCAGCGCGCCGAGCGACGGGACGACTACGAAGGATTCGCGGCCTCCATGCGCGACATGGGCATCAGCAAGCACGGCATCGGCGGTGTGCAGTTCGCCGAAGTCGCCGTCGACACGGAGACAGGCATCGTCAAGGTGGAGCGGGTGGTCGCGGTGCATGACTGCGGGCGCCCCATCAACCCCAAGCTCACCGAGAGCCAAATCTATGGCGGCGTCATTCAAGGCGTGAGCTACGCCCTCTACGAGGAGCGCCATCTGGACTCCGCGAGCGGACTTCAGCTCAACGCCAACGTGGACCAGTACAAAATTGTCGGTTCACGCGAGGTGCCGCAGATCGAGGTCCACCTGCTGGAGCAGCTGGGAGGGCAGTCCTCGACGGATGCGCGCGGCGTGGCCGAGCCCGCCAACGTGGCGACGGCCGCCGCGGTGGCCAATGCCTTCTACAACGCGACGGGCAAGCGCATCCGGACGCTCCCGATGACGCCTGCCAACGTGCTCGCGGCGCTGCGAGCCTGA
- a CDS encoding NifU family protein encodes MSVNIQLEWTPNPSTLKYVVDRRLVASGAVNFTNREDAEKKSPLALKLMDVKGVTAVMVGLNFVTVTKGDEGEWDELNDAVMATLDSHLGSNEPVLDEAAVAAARAAAASGGSGSVEDRIRDILDAEIRPAVAQDGGDITLDRFEGGIVYLHMQGSCSGCPSSTATLKMGIEGRLRELIPEVTEVVSV; translated from the coding sequence ATGTCGGTGAACATCCAGCTCGAGTGGACCCCGAACCCCAGTACCTTGAAGTACGTGGTGGACCGGCGCCTGGTGGCCAGTGGCGCGGTGAACTTCACCAACCGGGAGGACGCCGAGAAGAAGTCCCCGCTGGCCCTCAAGCTGATGGACGTCAAGGGCGTCACGGCGGTGATGGTGGGCCTGAACTTCGTCACCGTGACGAAGGGCGACGAGGGCGAGTGGGACGAGCTGAATGACGCGGTGATGGCGACGCTGGACTCGCACCTGGGCTCCAACGAGCCAGTGTTGGACGAGGCGGCGGTGGCGGCGGCCCGCGCGGCGGCGGCCAGCGGCGGCAGCGGCTCGGTGGAGGACCGCATCCGGGACATCCTGGACGCGGAGATCCGCCCGGCGGTGGCGCAGGACGGCGGGGACATTACCCTGGACCGGTTCGAGGGCGGCATCGTCTACCTGCATATGCAGGGCTCGTGCAGCGGGTGCCCGTCCTCCACGGCGACGCTGAAGATGGGCATCGAGGGGCGGCTGCGCGAGCTGATCCCCGAGGTGACCGAGGTGGTGTCCGTCTGA
- a CDS encoding ATP-dependent Clp protease adaptor ClpS — MAQKFENDENVVTETQHEKKLKKPKLYKVLLHNDNYTTREFVVAVLKEVFHKSETDAVQIMLHVHYNGIGVAGVYTYEVAETKIKIVEAAAQDNGFPLRLSMEPEEG, encoded by the coding sequence ATGGCCCAGAAGTTCGAAAACGACGAGAACGTCGTTACAGAGACCCAGCACGAGAAGAAGCTCAAGAAGCCCAAGCTCTACAAGGTCCTCCTGCACAACGACAACTACACCACGCGCGAGTTCGTGGTGGCGGTGCTCAAGGAGGTCTTCCACAAATCCGAGACGGATGCCGTGCAGATCATGCTCCACGTTCATTACAACGGCATCGGCGTGGCGGGCGTTTATACGTATGAAGTCGCAGAGACGAAGATCAAGATTGTGGAGGCCGCAGCGCAGGACAATGGGTTCCCGCTGCGCCTCTCGATGGAACCAGAGGAAGGTTGA
- a CDS encoding FAD binding domain-containing protein, with amino-acid sequence MQSFEWVDAQSVEQAVSLLAESTDGKPVVAKAGGMDLLDLMKGGVVNPSRVVNLKTIPGMDGVRFDAQQGLELGALVTLARISKDPEVRRRFVALADAAEHAATPQVRNAATVGGNLLQRPRCWYFRDEHFHQARGDEAERVREGQNQYHAIFDNQRTVMVHASTPATALVAYGASVELSGPGGKTRVVPVADFLLPPDMKRPRDTVIAPNELLTRVRIPAPAAGTKAAYHKQGERESYDWPICDVAVVLRMEGQTVRQAAIALGWVAPTPRRSAEAEKLLVGKKLDEELARQAARAAVSGATPLSKNAYKVPVLEAVIRRTVLAAAAA; translated from the coding sequence ATGCAGAGCTTCGAGTGGGTAGATGCCCAGTCCGTGGAGCAGGCCGTCTCGCTGCTGGCCGAGAGCACCGACGGCAAGCCGGTCGTCGCGAAGGCCGGCGGAATGGATCTGCTGGACCTCATGAAGGGGGGCGTGGTGAACCCCTCCCGGGTGGTGAATCTCAAGACCATCCCCGGGATGGACGGGGTGCGCTTCGACGCGCAGCAGGGCCTGGAGCTGGGCGCCCTGGTGACGCTGGCCCGGATTTCGAAGGACCCCGAGGTGCGCCGCCGCTTCGTGGCGCTCGCGGATGCGGCCGAGCACGCCGCGACGCCCCAGGTCCGCAACGCCGCCACCGTGGGAGGCAACCTGCTCCAGCGCCCCCGCTGCTGGTACTTCCGGGACGAGCACTTCCATCAGGCCCGTGGCGATGAGGCCGAGCGGGTGCGCGAGGGCCAGAACCAGTACCACGCCATCTTCGACAACCAGCGCACGGTGATGGTGCACGCCTCCACTCCCGCCACGGCGTTGGTGGCCTATGGAGCATCCGTCGAGCTGAGCGGCCCCGGCGGCAAGACGCGAGTGGTGCCCGTGGCCGACTTCCTGCTGCCGCCGGACATGAAGCGCCCGCGCGATACGGTCATCGCTCCCAACGAGCTGCTGACGCGCGTGCGCATCCCAGCGCCCGCGGCGGGAACGAAGGCCGCGTACCACAAGCAAGGTGAGCGCGAGAGCTACGACTGGCCCATTTGCGACGTGGCGGTGGTGTTGCGAATGGAGGGACAGACCGTCCGGCAGGCCGCGATTGCCCTGGGATGGGTGGCGCCCACGCCTCGGCGGTCGGCGGAGGCAGAGAAGCTCCTGGTGGGGAAGAAGCTGGACGAAGAGCTCGCTCGCCAGGCGGCGCGGGCGGCCGTGAGCGGGGCGACGCCGCTGTCGAAGAACGCCTACAAGGTCCCCGTGCTCGAAGCAGTCATCCGCAGGACGGTGCTGGCCGCCGCGGCAGCCTGA
- a CDS encoding SDR family oxidoreductase, translated as MRPPNCKVILITGASSGIGKACAELLTAEDHIVYGTSRRPSAMPTEYRMLEMDVTRDDSVQRAVERVLAESGTLDVVVNNAGYALAGSIEDTTLEEAQQQLDTNFMGTVRVCKAVLPPMRAQGSGLLINVSSLGGALGLPFQAFYSASKFALEGFTESLRQEVAPFGIQATLIQPGDVRTPITDNRLQARQSAPGSAYRACFEAALRIIEKEEQAGVAPEQVARLVLALVNHPSVAVRYTVGHFSQRASTASKPFLPSRMFEKLVMSFYGLSRRS; from the coding sequence ATGCGCCCACCGAACTGCAAGGTCATCCTCATCACGGGAGCCTCGTCCGGCATCGGCAAGGCCTGCGCTGAGTTGCTGACCGCGGAAGACCACATCGTCTATGGGACGAGCCGCAGGCCCTCCGCTATGCCCACCGAGTACCGGATGCTGGAGATGGACGTCACCCGGGACGACTCGGTCCAGCGCGCGGTGGAGAGGGTCCTCGCCGAGTCCGGCACCCTCGACGTCGTGGTGAACAACGCTGGCTATGCCCTGGCAGGTTCCATCGAGGACACCACCCTCGAGGAAGCGCAGCAGCAACTCGACACCAACTTCATGGGCACCGTGCGCGTGTGCAAGGCCGTGCTCCCGCCCATGCGTGCCCAGGGCTCGGGACTCCTTATCAACGTCAGCTCCCTGGGAGGTGCCCTGGGGCTTCCCTTTCAAGCCTTCTACAGCGCCAGCAAGTTTGCACTGGAGGGCTTCACCGAGAGCTTGCGCCAGGAGGTGGCCCCGTTCGGGATCCAGGCCACCCTGATTCAACCCGGGGACGTGCGCACGCCCATCACCGACAACCGCCTCCAGGCTCGCCAGTCCGCTCCAGGCTCCGCCTACCGCGCGTGCTTCGAGGCGGCCCTGCGCATCATCGAGAAGGAGGAGCAGGCGGGTGTTGCGCCCGAGCAGGTCGCGCGGCTCGTGCTCGCGCTGGTGAACCACCCGTCCGTGGCCGTGCGTTACACCGTGGGCCACTTCTCCCAGCGCGCATCCACCGCCTCCAAGCCCTTCCTGCCCTCCCGGATGTTCGAGAAGCTCGTCATGTCCTTCTACGGCCTGTCCCGGCGCTCTTGA
- a CDS encoding DUF2378 family protein, with protein sequence MEPKLPARPSAEPRALPRIPVSVMEGLFLRGLKAEGRLAERLLSYGYDIKKPEVSYSVLTYQRCVNAARAEAFGHLSDEEAYRLLGRKMVDGFLETLVGKVVAVAMPMIGPARVVERLPRYCAMMGRGEMEVRITPAGETARRIYFGDIYNRPEFLAGALEVGLERAHVKPTVTVEERTAEGYRLFLRW encoded by the coding sequence ATGGAGCCGAAGCTTCCCGCCCGCCCTTCCGCCGAGCCCCGCGCCCTGCCCCGCATCCCGGTCAGTGTGATGGAGGGTCTCTTCCTGCGCGGCCTCAAGGCCGAGGGCCGGCTGGCCGAGCGCCTGCTCTCCTACGGGTATGACATCAAGAAGCCCGAGGTCAGCTACTCGGTGCTCACCTACCAGCGCTGCGTGAACGCCGCCCGCGCCGAGGCCTTTGGCCACCTGAGCGACGAGGAGGCCTACCGGCTGCTCGGCCGGAAGATGGTGGACGGCTTCCTGGAGACGCTGGTGGGCAAGGTGGTGGCCGTGGCCATGCCCATGATTGGCCCGGCGCGCGTGGTGGAGCGCCTGCCCCGCTACTGCGCGATGATGGGCCGCGGCGAGATGGAGGTGCGCATCACCCCCGCCGGAGAGACGGCGCGCCGCATCTACTTCGGCGACATCTACAACCGCCCGGAGTTCTTGGCGGGAGCACTCGAGGTGGGCCTGGAGCGCGCGCACGTCAAGCCCACCGTCACCGTGGAAGAGCGCACCGCCGAGGGCTACCGGCTCTTCCTGCGCTGGTAG